From a single Ailuropoda melanoleuca isolate Jingjing chromosome 12, ASM200744v2, whole genome shotgun sequence genomic region:
- the LOC105234316 gene encoding zinc finger protein 420 isoform X3, translated as MNSDEPNSHGKPFFHSFHETCHTQGQYSEHNFCVKTFSLVKNLKRHHRIHTEGKPYECSECPKSFRYKSKLIIHQRTHTGEKPYRCPECQKAFSTKCHLTLHQRTHTGEKPYGCIECPKSFRTKYHLILHHRTHTGEKPYECKECGKAYREKTKLRLHHRTHTGEKPFECSDCGKGFMQKSNLIIHQRTHTGDRPYGCSECEKTFCSKSQLAVHQRTHTGEKSYECRECGKAFNKNSHLLAHQRIHRGEKPYECSECGKAFVHTSQLIVHQRNHTGRKAYECKECGKAFNKKSHFITHQRIHTGEKPFECSECGKAFIDNSQLIVHRRTHTGEKPYECKECGKAFNKKSSLITHQRIHTGEKPYECSDCGKAFIDKSHLIVHQRTHTGEKPYECSECGKAFIRKAMLIVHQRTHTGEKPFVCLECQKAFSSMAMLSRHQLIHTGEKPHGCKDCGKAFRQKSHLIIHQRCHTGEKPYGCVPCGQIFNQKSQLIRHQRRHTGEKPYQCTQCGKAFFEKSYLSVHQRSHAGQKPYQCNECGKTFSVKFFLTSHEEIHAGKKSQEHSEHWTDFSEMSDLTEYKRNHTRHTL; from the coding sequence ATGAATTCTGATGAACCAAACAGCCATGGGAAACCGTTTTTCCATAGTTTCCATGAAACCTGCCATACTCAGGGCCAGTACAGTGAACATAATTTCTGTGTGAAGACTTTCAGCCTggtgaaaaatcttaaaagacatcacagaattcatacagaagggaaaccttatgaatgtagtGAGTGTCCAAAATCCTTCAGATATAAGTCAAAGCTCATAATACACCAGAGAACTCATACAGGAGAGAAGCCGTACAGATGCCCTGAATGTCAGAAAGCTTTCAGTACAAAATGTCACCTCACTCTACAccagagaactcacacaggagagaaaccatatggaTGTATCGAGTGTCCAAAATCTTTCAGAACAAAGTATCATCTCATTCTCCACCACAGGactcatacaggagagaaaccctatgaatgcaAAGAGTGTGGAAAAGCTTACAGGGAGAAGACAAAGCTCAGATTGCATCATAGAACgcatacaggagagaaacctttTGAGTGTAGTGATTGCGGGAAAGGTTTTATGCAGAAGTCAAACCTGATTATCCAtcaaagaactcatacaggagACAGACCCTATGGATGTAGTGAATGTGAGAAGACCTTCTGTAGTAAGTCTCAGCTTGCTGTTCACCAGCGAACtcacacaggagaaaaatcatatgaatgcagggaatgtgggaaagccttcaatAAAAACTCACATCTCTTGgcacatcagagaattcatagaggagagaaaccttatgaatgcaGTGAGTGCGGAAAAGCTTTTGTACACACGTCACAGCTTATTGTACATCAGAGGAATCATACAGGAAGAAAAGCTTATGAAtgcaaggaatgtgggaaagccttcaatAAAAAGTCACACTTCATAACACATCAGAGAATCCATACAGGAGAGAAGCCTTTTGAATGCAGCGAATGTGGAAAAGCTTTTATAGACAATTCACAGCTTATTGTTCATCGAagaactcacacaggagagaaaccttatgagtgcaaggaatgtgggaaagcctttaatAAAAAGTCATCCCTCATAacacatcagagaattcatacaggagAGAAGCCTTATGAATGCAGTGACTGTGGAAAAGCTTTCATAGACAAGTCACATCTCATTGTCCATCAGCGAACTCATAcgggagagaaaccctatgaatgcagtgaatgtggaaaaGCTTTCATACGGAAGGCAATGCTCATTGTCCATCAGAGAAcacatacaggagagaaaccctttGTGTGTCTTGAATGCCAAAAAGCCTTTAGCAGTATGGCAATGCTCAGCAGACATCAGCTGattcatacaggagagaaacctcaTGGGTGCAAAGACTGTGGAAAAGCTTTCCGCCAAAAAAGCCACCTTATTATCCATCAACGGtgtcatactggagagaaaccctatggaTGTGTTCCATGTGGTCAGATCTTCAACCAGAAGTCCCAGCTCATTAGACATCAGAGACGCCACACAGGAGAAAAACCGTATCAGTGCACTCAGTGTGGAAAAGCCTTTTTTGAGAAATCATACCTCAGTGTCCATCAGAGAAGTCACGCAGGACAGAAACCTTATCAGTGTAATGAGTGTGGGAAAACGTTCTCTGTCAAGTTCTTTCTCACTTCACATGAGGAAATTCATGCTGGAAAGAAATCTCAGGAGCACAGTGAGCACTGGACAGACTTTAGTGAGATGTCAGATCTCACTGAATACAAGAGAAATCACACAAGACACACCCTATGA
- the LOC105234316 gene encoding zinc finger protein 84 isoform X2 — translation MLENYSNLMSLGYQATRPEATVHLEKEQGMVEREFPSQRSPERPLQCFSRGIHLKQKSDSKFQSKNYAEMNSDEPNSHGKPFFHSFHETCHTQGQYSEHNFCVKTFSLVKNLKRHHRIHTEGKPYECSECPKSFRYKSKLIIHQRTHTGEKPYRCPECQKAFSTKCHLTLHQRTHTGEKPYGCIECPKSFRTKYHLILHHRTHTGEKPYECKECGKAYREKTKLRLHHRTHTGEKPFECSDCGKGFMQKSNLIIHQRTHTGDRPYGCSECEKTFCSKSQLAVHQRTHTGEKSYECRECGKAFNKNSHLLAHQRIHRGEKPYECSECGKAFVHTSQLIVHQRNHTGRKAYECKECGKAFNKKSHFITHQRIHTGEKPFECSECGKAFIDNSQLIVHRRTHTGEKPYECKECGKAFNKKSSLITHQRIHTGEKPYECSDCGKAFIDKSHLIVHQRTHTGEKPYECSECGKAFIRKAMLIVHQRTHTGEKPFVCLECQKAFSSMAMLSRHQLIHTGEKPHGCKDCGKAFRQKSHLIIHQRCHTGEKPYGCVPCGQIFNQKSQLIRHQRRHTGEKPYQCTQCGKAFFEKSYLSVHQRSHAGQKPYQCNECGKTFSVKFFLTSHEEIHAGKKSQEHSEHWTDFSEMSDLTEYKRNHTRHTL, via the coding sequence AAAGACCCCTTCAATGTTTCTCAAGAGGAATACATTTGAAACAAAAGTCAGATTCAAAATTCCAGAGTAAAAACTATGCAGAAATGAATTCTGATGAACCAAACAGCCATGGGAAACCGTTTTTCCATAGTTTCCATGAAACCTGCCATACTCAGGGCCAGTACAGTGAACATAATTTCTGTGTGAAGACTTTCAGCCTggtgaaaaatcttaaaagacatcacagaattcatacagaagggaaaccttatgaatgtagtGAGTGTCCAAAATCCTTCAGATATAAGTCAAAGCTCATAATACACCAGAGAACTCATACAGGAGAGAAGCCGTACAGATGCCCTGAATGTCAGAAAGCTTTCAGTACAAAATGTCACCTCACTCTACAccagagaactcacacaggagagaaaccatatggaTGTATCGAGTGTCCAAAATCTTTCAGAACAAAGTATCATCTCATTCTCCACCACAGGactcatacaggagagaaaccctatgaatgcaAAGAGTGTGGAAAAGCTTACAGGGAGAAGACAAAGCTCAGATTGCATCATAGAACgcatacaggagagaaacctttTGAGTGTAGTGATTGCGGGAAAGGTTTTATGCAGAAGTCAAACCTGATTATCCAtcaaagaactcatacaggagACAGACCCTATGGATGTAGTGAATGTGAGAAGACCTTCTGTAGTAAGTCTCAGCTTGCTGTTCACCAGCGAACtcacacaggagaaaaatcatatgaatgcagggaatgtgggaaagccttcaatAAAAACTCACATCTCTTGgcacatcagagaattcatagaggagagaaaccttatgaatgcaGTGAGTGCGGAAAAGCTTTTGTACACACGTCACAGCTTATTGTACATCAGAGGAATCATACAGGAAGAAAAGCTTATGAAtgcaaggaatgtgggaaagccttcaatAAAAAGTCACACTTCATAACACATCAGAGAATCCATACAGGAGAGAAGCCTTTTGAATGCAGCGAATGTGGAAAAGCTTTTATAGACAATTCACAGCTTATTGTTCATCGAagaactcacacaggagagaaaccttatgagtgcaaggaatgtgggaaagcctttaatAAAAAGTCATCCCTCATAacacatcagagaattcatacaggagAGAAGCCTTATGAATGCAGTGACTGTGGAAAAGCTTTCATAGACAAGTCACATCTCATTGTCCATCAGCGAACTCATAcgggagagaaaccctatgaatgcagtgaatgtggaaaaGCTTTCATACGGAAGGCAATGCTCATTGTCCATCAGAGAAcacatacaggagagaaaccctttGTGTGTCTTGAATGCCAAAAAGCCTTTAGCAGTATGGCAATGCTCAGCAGACATCAGCTGattcatacaggagagaaacctcaTGGGTGCAAAGACTGTGGAAAAGCTTTCCGCCAAAAAAGCCACCTTATTATCCATCAACGGtgtcatactggagagaaaccctatggaTGTGTTCCATGTGGTCAGATCTTCAACCAGAAGTCCCAGCTCATTAGACATCAGAGACGCCACACAGGAGAAAAACCGTATCAGTGCACTCAGTGTGGAAAAGCCTTTTTTGAGAAATCATACCTCAGTGTCCATCAGAGAAGTCACGCAGGACAGAAACCTTATCAGTGTAATGAGTGTGGGAAAACGTTCTCTGTCAAGTTCTTTCTCACTTCACATGAGGAAATTCATGCTGGAAAGAAATCTCAGGAGCACAGTGAGCACTGGACAGACTTTAGTGAGATGTCAGATCTCACTGAATACAAGAGAAATCACACAAGACACACCCTATGA
- the FPR2 gene encoding N-formyl peptide receptor 2 → MERNLSIPVNGSQEMLHESAGYTVLRILSLVVIGITFVLGVLGNGLVIWVAGFRMAHTVTTICYLNLALADFSFTATLPFLIVSKAMREQWPFGWFLCKAVHIVVDINLFGSVFLIACIALDRCICVLHPVWAQNHRTVSLATKVIMVPWILALILTLPVFIFVTTINDETGNIYCTFNFAPWGNSTAERTKFTISMLTARGIIRFVIGFSMPMSIIAICYGLIAAKIRKKGMIQSSRPLRVLTAVVASFFLCWFPFQMVALLNTVWVKERLLEGKYKILRVFVNPTSSLAFFNSCLNPMLYVFVGQDFRERLIHSLPASLERAFTEDVTQTSDTTVKSALPSAEAELQPM, encoded by the coding sequence ATGGAGCGCAACCTCTCTATCCCTGTGAATGGAAGTCAAGAGATGCTCCATGAGTCTGCGGGCTACACGGTTCTGCGGATCCTATCATTGGTGGTGATTGGGATCACCTTTGTCCTTGGCGTCCTGGGCAACGGGCTTGTGATCTGGGTGGCTGGATTCCGGATGGCACACACAGTCACCACCATCTGTTACCTGAACCTCGCCTTAGCCGACTTCTCCTTCACTGCCACCCTACCATTCCTCATTGTCTCAAAGGCCATGAGAGAACAGTGGCCTTTTGGCTGGTTCCTGTGCAAGGCAGTTCACATTGTGGTGGACATAAACCTGTTTGGGAGTGTTTTCCTCATTGCTTGCATCGCACTGGACCGCTGCATTTGTGTCCTGCATCCAGTCTGGGCCCAGAACCACCGTACTGTAAGTCTGGCTACAAAAGTGATCATGGTACCCTGGATTCTTGCCCTAATCCTTACTTTGCCAGTTTTCATCTTCGTGACTACAATAAATGATGAAACAGGGAATATATACTGTACTTTCAACTTTGCACCCTGGGGCAACAGTACTGCAGAGAGGACGAAGTTTACCATCTCCATGTTGACCGCCAGAGGGATCATCCGGTTCGTCATTGGCTTCAGCATGCCGATGTCCATCATTGCTATCTGCTATGGGCTCATTGCTGCCAAGATACGCAAAAAAGGCATGATTCAATCCAGCCGTCCCTTACGGGTCCTTACTGCTGTTGtggcttccttctttctctgttggTTCCCCTTTCAAATGGTTGCCCTTTTAAACACAGTCTGGGTCAAAGAGAGATTGTTGGAGGGTAAGTACAAAATCCTTCGTGTCTTTGTTAATCCAACGAGCTCCCTGGCCTTCTTCAACAGCTGCCTCAACCCAATGCTCTACGTCTTTGTGGGCCAAGACTTCCGAGAGAGACTGATCCACTCCCTGCCTGCCAGTCTGGAGAGGGCCTTTACTGAGGACGTAACCCAGACCAGTGACACAACAGTCAAATCTGCTTTACCATCTGCAGAAGCAGAGTTACAGCCAATGTAA